From a single Equus asinus isolate D_3611 breed Donkey chromosome 2, EquAss-T2T_v2, whole genome shotgun sequence genomic region:
- the LOC106848600 gene encoding dehydrogenase/reductase SDR family member 4-like isoform X1, with amino-acid sequence MGRVGLLLGGCARTWKSVRMASSGMARRGRLANKVALVTASTDGIGFAIARRLAQDGAHVVVSSRKQQNVDRAVAVLQEEGLSVTGTVCHVGKAEDRERLVAMAVNLHGGIDILVSNAAVSPLFGNMMDATEEIWDKVLDINVKAPALIIKAVVPEMEKRGGGSVVLVSSLGAYTPLFGLGPYNVSKTALLGLTKNLASEVAPRNIRVNCLAPGLIKTSFSQVLWMDKEREKNIKNSMRISRLGEPKECAGIVSFLCSEDASYITGETVVVGGGASSRL; translated from the exons ATGGGGAGAGTGGGGCTGCTGCTGGGCGGCTGCGCGCGGACGTGGAAGTCGGTGCGGATGGCCAGCTCCGGAATGGCGCGCAGGGGCCGGCTCGCGAATAAGGTGGCCCTAGTGACGGCTTCCACCGACGG GATCGGCTTCGCCATCGCCCGGCGTCTGGCCCAGGACGGGGCCCATGTGGTGGTCAGCAGCCGGAAGCAGCAGAACGTGGACCGGGCAGTGGCAGTGCTACAGGAGGAGGGGCTGAGTGTGACGGGCACCGTGTGCCACGTGGGGAAGGCCGAGGACCGGGAGCGGCTGGTGGCCATG GCCGTGAACCTTCATGGGGGCATTGACATCCTGGTCTCCAATGCTGCCGTCAGCCCTCTGTTTGGAAATATGATGGATGCCACCGAGGAGATATGGGACAAG GTTCTGGACATTAATGTGAAGGCTCCAGCCCTAATCATAAAGGCAGTGGTGCCTGAGATGGAGAAACGAGG agGCGGCTCAGTGGTGCTCGTGTCCTCCCTAGGAGCCTACACTCCGCTTTTT GGCCTGGGCCCTTACAATGTTAGTAAAACAGCCTTGCTGGGCCTCACCAAGAACCTGGCCTCAGAGGTGGCCCCAAGGAACATTAGGGTGAACTGCCTGGCTCCCGGACTCATCAAGACTAGCTTCAGCCAAGTG tTGTGGATggacaaggaaagagagaagaatatCAAAAACAGCATGAGGATAAGCAG GTTAGGCGAGCCAAAGGAGTGTGCAGGCATCGTGTCTTTCCTGTGCTCTGAAGATGCCAGCTACATCACTGGGGAGacagtggtggtggggggaggggcctcATCCCGCCTCTGA
- the LOC106848600 gene encoding dehydrogenase/reductase SDR family member 4-like isoform X2, whose translation MGRVGLLLGGCARTWKSVRMASSGMARRGRLANKVALVTASTDGIGFAIARRLAQDGAHVVVSSRKQQNVDRAVAVLQEEGLSVTGTVCHVGKAEDRERLVAMAVNLHGGIDILVSNAAVSPLFGNMMDATEEIWDKRRLSGARVLPRSLHSAFFVDGQGKREEYQKQHEDKQVRRAKGVCRHRVFPVL comes from the exons ATGGGGAGAGTGGGGCTGCTGCTGGGCGGCTGCGCGCGGACGTGGAAGTCGGTGCGGATGGCCAGCTCCGGAATGGCGCGCAGGGGCCGGCTCGCGAATAAGGTGGCCCTAGTGACGGCTTCCACCGACGG GATCGGCTTCGCCATCGCCCGGCGTCTGGCCCAGGACGGGGCCCATGTGGTGGTCAGCAGCCGGAAGCAGCAGAACGTGGACCGGGCAGTGGCAGTGCTACAGGAGGAGGGGCTGAGTGTGACGGGCACCGTGTGCCACGTGGGGAAGGCCGAGGACCGGGAGCGGCTGGTGGCCATG GCCGTGAACCTTCATGGGGGCATTGACATCCTGGTCTCCAATGCTGCCGTCAGCCCTCTGTTTGGAAATATGATGGATGCCACCGAGGAGATATGGGACAAG agGCGGCTCAGTGGTGCTCGTGTCCTCCCTAGGAGCCTACACTCCGCTTTTT tTGTGGATggacaaggaaagagagaagaatatCAAAAACAGCATGAGGATAAGCAG GTTAGGCGAGCCAAAGGAGTGTGCAGGCATCGTGTCTTTCCTGTGCTCTGA